From Kingella potus, a single genomic window includes:
- a CDS encoding histidine phosphatase family protein yields the protein MKNIYLIRHAQSEANAMPAHGGTVNRRNADIPITALGQTQAGNLARWLAEHTPAPDAVFVSPYLRTHQTAAPFLEQGRLKAEVLHDLHEFNYLSYANIEGKTFAQLRGLSEDYWQRNDPDYRDGGDCDSFASFYRRISDTREYFRRLPEGSYTVFGHGFWIGLLLWQLIRRDNGIDMRRFRTFELQVRPRNTEVFLLRSDKDGETITKVRRLND from the coding sequence ATGAAAAACATTTACCTCATCCGCCACGCCCAAAGCGAGGCCAACGCCATGCCCGCGCACGGCGGCACTGTAAACCGCCGCAATGCCGACATCCCCATTACCGCGCTCGGACAAACACAGGCCGGAAACCTAGCCCGCTGGCTTGCCGAACATACCCCCGCGCCCGATGCCGTTTTCGTTTCCCCCTATCTGCGTACACACCAGACTGCCGCCCCCTTTCTCGAACAAGGCCGTCTGAAAGCCGAAGTGCTGCACGACCTGCACGAATTCAACTACCTCTCATACGCCAACATCGAGGGCAAAACCTTCGCCCAATTGCGCGGGCTTTCCGAAGATTATTGGCAGCGCAACGATCCCGACTACCGCGACGGCGGAGACTGCGACAGCTTCGCTTCTTTCTACCGCCGCATTAGCGATACCCGCGAATATTTCCGCCGCCTGCCCGAAGGAAGCTACACCGTTTTCGGACACGGCTTCTGGATCGGCCTGCTCCTGTGGCAGCTTATCCGCCGCGACAACGGCATCGATATGCGCCGCTTCCGCACCTTTGAATTGCAGGTGCGCCCGCGCAATACCGAAGTGTTTCTGCTGCGGTCAGACAAAGACGGCGAAACCATTACCAAAGTCCGCCGTCTTAACGATTAG
- a CDS encoding HAD family hydrolase, with the protein MIKAVLFDLDGTLADTARDLGGALNTLLRRRALPEKSLCEIRPIAGLGAGALVSFGMGIGADHPQYETLRQEYLDEYGRCSGKDTVLFPQIAMLIAGLHERGILWGIVTNKHARFTDALVPKLGFPVPPAVTVSGDTCAEAKPSPQPLLYACAQLSLAPQQCLYVGDALRDILAGRNAGMKTVAALWGYIAPDDKPEHWGADFTAHRPAEIAGLL; encoded by the coding sequence ATGATTAAAGCGGTTTTATTCGACCTGGACGGCACGCTGGCCGACACCGCCCGCGATTTGGGCGGCGCACTCAACACGCTTTTACGGCGGCGTGCGCTGCCCGAAAAAAGCCTGTGCGAAATCCGTCCCATTGCCGGACTCGGTGCGGGTGCGCTGGTGTCGTTCGGTATGGGTATCGGTGCAGATCATCCTCAGTACGAAACGCTGCGGCAGGAATATTTGGACGAATACGGACGCTGCTCGGGAAAGGATACGGTATTGTTTCCCCAAATTGCCATGCTGATTGCCGGGCTGCACGAACGCGGCATTCTTTGGGGCATTGTTACCAACAAACACGCCCGTTTTACCGATGCGCTCGTGCCGAAACTCGGCTTTCCCGTTCCGCCCGCCGTTACTGTCAGCGGCGACACCTGCGCCGAAGCCAAACCCAGCCCGCAGCCGCTGCTTTACGCCTGCGCACAGCTTAGCCTTGCGCCGCAGCAATGTCTGTATGTCGGCGATGCTTTGCGCGATATTCTGGCCGGACGCAATGCGGGCATGAAAACGGTGGCGGCTCTGTGGGGCTATATCGCACCGGACGACAAGCCCGAGCATTGGGGCGCGGATTTTACAGCGCACCGGCCCGCAGAAATTGCCGGCCTGCTGTAA
- a CDS encoding TonB-dependent receptor: MGKANAFTAPITVVNYDEKVINDTEARSLVDAVAKKDASTWQFGGESNTLTGLYFRGYQLDARQFSVNGLAGMYGTQGTASVQVGSAQLIKGASTAVNGMDPEGAVSGALNIETKKAADEGNRKIGLAWFSDSRAQGTFDLGQRFGADKQFGVRANGRLRHGDTPREGYDEDNKEFALNADYRGEKLRIAADSVYAKRKTHGGRARMQDIQNASARLFDAPSGKTNLLPAWNWQNTVGQTNMLTFEYDTDYNFQVTGGIGYNKARYYGTLISPTICRNASTACATADQYYTGTARLTNQYFRTLSMNLSARGEFETGPVTHNWSTAFDRINRKRETYRGTAAGSSSALIDTNGNIADQLAAFRPDYPTTYESSPNLDAVIKVNSLALSDTLGFADNKYRLTLGGRFQAVEYTDRKTAQKGDSKRFSPMLMAAWVPTPDLVVYGNYMEDLEPADIKTDDDGNTTMAKPRVSRQFEIGVRKNWGDFVTTLNAFQIKRPGYWRGQTNAAGRLTYGNNSAFARHRAAGGAAGDEQGIERNRGIEFNIYANLLNKTLRPNLGITYLQSVVKDYPSSRDEIVNGVQVANPRVIAKAGVEWDTPFAKGLTLHTNVQHFGKSYQDVWKNNAFPSYTLVDAGARYKAKLGSRNALTVSGTVENLFNKKYWQVQRGQYDRSFAVVGMPRTYWLKAELEF; this comes from the coding sequence CTGGGTAAAGCCAACGCCTTTACCGCGCCGATTACCGTAGTGAACTACGACGAAAAAGTCATCAACGACACCGAAGCGCGTTCGCTGGTGGATGCAGTGGCGAAAAAAGACGCGTCCACATGGCAGTTTGGCGGCGAAAGCAACACGCTTACCGGCCTGTATTTCCGCGGCTACCAGCTCGATGCCCGCCAGTTCAGCGTCAACGGTTTGGCAGGCATGTACGGCACGCAGGGCACGGCCAGCGTGCAGGTCGGCTCGGCGCAGCTGATTAAAGGCGCGAGTACCGCCGTAAACGGCATGGACCCCGAAGGCGCGGTATCGGGCGCACTCAATATCGAAACCAAAAAAGCCGCCGACGAGGGTAACCGCAAAATCGGTTTGGCCTGGTTCAGCGACAGCCGCGCCCAAGGCACTTTTGATTTGGGACAGCGTTTCGGCGCAGACAAACAATTCGGCGTACGCGCCAACGGCAGGCTGCGCCACGGCGACACCCCGCGCGAGGGCTACGACGAAGACAATAAGGAATTTGCCCTGAATGCCGACTATCGCGGTGAAAAGCTGCGCATCGCTGCCGACTCCGTGTACGCCAAGCGTAAAACCCACGGCGGCCGCGCCCGTATGCAGGACATCCAAAACGCTTCCGCCCGCCTGTTTGACGCACCGAGCGGCAAAACCAACCTGCTGCCCGCATGGAACTGGCAGAACACCGTCGGCCAGACCAATATGCTGACCTTCGAGTACGACACCGACTACAACTTCCAAGTTACAGGCGGCATCGGCTACAACAAAGCCCGCTACTACGGCACACTCATCTCCCCGACCATCTGCCGCAACGCCAGCACCGCCTGCGCCACCGCCGACCAGTATTACACCGGCACCGCCCGCCTGACCAACCAGTATTTCCGCACCCTCAGCATGAACCTGTCGGCACGCGGCGAATTTGAAACCGGCCCGGTAACGCACAATTGGAGCACCGCGTTCGACCGCATCAACCGCAAACGCGAAACCTATCGCGGCACGGCAGCCGGCAGCAGCAGTGCGCTTATCGACACCAACGGCAACATCGCCGACCAACTGGCCGCCTTCCGCCCCGATTATCCGACAACGTATGAAAGCAGCCCGAATCTGGATGCAGTCATCAAAGTCAACAGCCTCGCGCTTTCCGACACGCTCGGTTTTGCCGACAACAAATACCGCCTCACGCTCGGCGGCCGTTTCCAAGCCGTCGAATACACCGACCGCAAAACAGCACAAAAAGGCGACTCCAAACGCTTCAGCCCGATGCTGATGGCCGCGTGGGTACCCACGCCCGATTTGGTCGTATACGGCAACTACATGGAAGACCTCGAGCCTGCCGACATCAAAACCGACGACGACGGCAACACCACCATGGCCAAACCGCGCGTCAGCCGCCAGTTTGAAATCGGCGTGCGCAAAAACTGGGGCGATTTCGTTACCACGCTCAACGCATTTCAAATCAAACGCCCCGGCTACTGGCGCGGTCAAACCAACGCCGCCGGCCGCCTGACCTACGGCAACAATTCCGCCTTTGCCCGACACAGAGCGGCCGGCGGCGCGGCGGGCGACGAGCAGGGCATCGAACGCAACCGAGGCATCGAGTTCAATATTTATGCCAACCTGCTGAACAAAACCCTGCGCCCCAACCTCGGCATTACCTATTTGCAGTCGGTTGTGAAAGACTACCCCAGCTCCCGCGACGAAATCGTCAACGGCGTGCAGGTAGCCAATCCGCGCGTCATCGCCAAAGCAGGCGTGGAATGGGACACCCCCTTCGCCAAAGGCCTGACCCTGCACACCAATGTCCAGCACTTCGGCAAATCCTATCAGGACGTGTGGAAAAACAATGCCTTCCCGTCTTACACGCTGGTGGACGCAGGCGCACGCTATAAAGCCAAACTCGGCAGCCGCAACGCCCTTACCGTCAGCGGCACGGTGGAAAACCTGTTCAACAAAAAATACTGGCAGGTACAGCGCGGCCAATACGACCGCAGCTTCGCCGTGGTCGGCATGCCGCGCACCTACTGGCTGAAAGCGGAATTGGAGTTTTAA